Proteins from one Faecalibacterium sp. I3-3-33 genomic window:
- a CDS encoding Na/Pi cotransporter family protein yields the protein MTIFNVFSLLGGLALFLFGMDIMGKALEKQAGGQLQKILSKLTDNPLKGFFLGLCVTAVIQSSSATTVMVVGFVNSGIMELHQAIGVIMGSNVGTTVTSWILSLSGLQGDSLFIQLLKPTSFSPVLAFIGILLYMCKSEKKKGVGTILIGFAVLMTGMTTMSNAVLPLQNEAWFTSLFTRFSNPLLGVLVGALVTGIIQSSSASVGILQALSATGVITYGSAIPIIMGQNIGTCVTALLSSVGANKNARRAAMVHLYFNIIGVTIFLFGFYGLNAVCHFAFVNTTIEAWGIAVVHSIFNILATVILLPFATGLEKLAILTIPDSPEKEEFALLDDRLLNTPAVAVERARAATAEMAELARVGVVQAMSLTHEWNDELAQKVRDEEKKVDRYEDALGTYLVKLSGRELNHADSQSVNTLLHTISDFERISDHSVNLLESAEEMHQKEIHFSKDAQEELQVLEDAVQDTLSRTTDAFRKGDLHLASKVEPLEAVVNELVRAIKARHVARLQAGSCSIEYGFVLDDLLTNYERVCDHCSNVAVAQIEVAQDSFDTHAYLNDLRHGNDTKESEEFHRRLGRYRERYLFPDGQTAEEN from the coding sequence ATGACCATTTTTAATGTCTTTTCGCTGCTGGGAGGTCTGGCCCTGTTTTTGTTCGGTATGGACATCATGGGCAAGGCACTGGAAAAGCAGGCCGGCGGCCAGCTGCAAAAAATTCTCAGCAAACTGACCGATAACCCCCTCAAGGGCTTTTTTCTGGGTCTGTGCGTGACCGCCGTCATCCAGAGTTCCAGCGCTACCACCGTTATGGTGGTGGGCTTTGTCAACAGCGGCATCATGGAGCTGCATCAGGCCATTGGTGTGATCATGGGCAGCAACGTGGGCACCACCGTGACCAGCTGGATCTTGAGCCTTTCCGGTTTGCAGGGCGACAGCCTGTTCATCCAGCTGCTCAAGCCCACTTCTTTTAGTCCGGTGCTTGCATTTATCGGCATTTTGCTGTATATGTGTAAGAGTGAGAAGAAAAAGGGTGTTGGCACCATCCTCATCGGCTTTGCTGTGCTGATGACCGGCATGACCACCATGTCCAACGCGGTGCTGCCGCTGCAAAACGAGGCATGGTTCACCAGTCTGTTCACCCGCTTCTCCAACCCCCTGCTGGGCGTTCTGGTGGGTGCACTGGTCACCGGCATCATCCAGAGCTCCAGCGCCAGCGTAGGCATCTTGCAGGCGCTGAGCGCCACCGGCGTCATCACCTACGGCAGTGCCATCCCCATCATCATGGGTCAGAACATCGGCACCTGTGTAACCGCGCTGCTGTCCTCCGTGGGTGCCAACAAGAATGCCCGCCGGGCTGCTATGGTGCACCTGTACTTCAATATCATCGGTGTGACCATCTTCCTGTTCGGATTCTATGGGCTCAACGCAGTCTGCCACTTTGCCTTTGTGAATACCACCATTGAGGCATGGGGCATTGCAGTGGTGCACTCGATATTCAATATCCTTGCTACCGTCATCCTGCTGCCCTTTGCTACCGGGCTGGAAAAGCTGGCCATCCTGACCATTCCCGATTCCCCGGAAAAAGAGGAGTTTGCTCTGCTGGATGACCGTCTGCTGAACACCCCCGCTGTGGCTGTGGAGCGCGCCCGCGCCGCTACCGCTGAAATGGCAGAGCTTGCCCGGGTGGGTGTGGTGCAAGCCATGAGCCTAACCCACGAATGGAACGACGAACTTGCCCAGAAGGTGCGGGACGAGGAAAAAAAGGTAGACCGGTACGAGGACGCGCTGGGCACCTATCTTGTCAAGTTGTCCGGCCGGGAACTGAACCACGCCGACAGCCAGAGCGTGAACACCCTGCTGCACACCATCAGTGATTTTGAGCGCATCAGCGACCATTCCGTCAACCTGCTGGAATCCGCCGAGGAGATGCACCAGAAGGAGATCCACTTCTCCAAGGATGCACAGGAGGAACTGCAGGTGCTGGAGGATGCGGTGCAGGATACCCTGAGCCGCACCACCGATGCCTTCCGCAAGGGGGATTTGCACCTTGCTTCCAAGGTTGAGCCGCTGGAGGCTGTGGTCAACGAGCTGGTGCGTGCCATCAAGGCGCGGCACGTCGCCCGCCTGCAGGCCGGCAGCTGCTCTATTGAGTACGGCTTTGTGCTGGACGATCTGCTGACCAACTACGAGCGTGTGTGCGACCATTGCAGCAACGTGGCAGTTGCGCAGATCGAGGTGGCACAGGACAGCTTTGACACCCACGCCTACCTGAACGACCTGCGCCACGGCAACGACACCAAGGAAAGCGAAGAATTCCACCGCCGTCTGGGCCGCTACCGCGAGCGGTATCTGTTCCCGGACGGACAGACTGCTGAGGAGAACTGA
- the murB gene encoding UDP-N-acetylmuramate dehydrogenase, whose protein sequence is MEQLKQLLTAAGIAYKENEPLAAHCTFKIGGPARLFVQPADRAQLCRAVALCKAQGVRHYLLGNGSNILFADEGYNGAVLDISSMQDAVQVHGTQLTAGAGVRLSALCKTALEHGLTGLEFAYGIPGTVGGAVYMNAGAYGGEMKDVLTTVQYLTAEGEIKEAAAAELDLRYRHSIFEENGGCILSAQFTLTPGELEAIRAKMDELMAKRLDKQPLDKPSAGSTFKRPVGAFAAALIDQCGLRGYRHGGAAVSEKHCGFVVNLGGATCADVLALCEEVRTIVKEKTGYDLEKEIRVVR, encoded by the coding sequence ATGGAACAACTCAAGCAGCTGCTGACTGCAGCAGGCATTGCTTATAAAGAAAACGAGCCGCTGGCAGCGCATTGTACCTTTAAAATCGGCGGCCCGGCGCGGCTGTTCGTGCAGCCGGCAGATCGGGCACAGCTTTGCCGCGCCGTTGCCCTGTGCAAGGCGCAGGGCGTCCGGCATTATCTGCTGGGCAACGGCAGCAATATCCTGTTTGCCGACGAGGGCTACAATGGCGCAGTGCTGGATATTTCTTCTATGCAGGACGCTGTGCAGGTGCACGGAACACAACTCACCGCCGGGGCGGGCGTGCGGCTCTCGGCGCTGTGCAAAACGGCGCTGGAACACGGCCTGACCGGACTGGAATTTGCTTATGGCATCCCCGGTACGGTGGGCGGTGCGGTCTACATGAATGCCGGTGCCTACGGCGGCGAGATGAAGGACGTGCTGACCACGGTGCAGTACCTCACCGCCGAGGGCGAAATAAAAGAGGCAGCGGCAGCAGAACTTGACCTGCGCTACCGCCACAGCATTTTTGAAGAAAACGGCGGTTGCATCCTCTCGGCGCAGTTTACCCTGACCCCGGGCGAACTGGAAGCCATCCGCGCTAAAATGGACGAACTGATGGCGAAGCGGCTGGACAAGCAGCCGCTGGATAAGCCCAGCGCAGGCAGCACCTTCAAGCGCCCGGTGGGCGCTTTTGCTGCGGCTCTCATCGACCAGTGCGGTCTGCGGGGCTACCGGCACGGCGGTGCCGCCGTCAGTGAGAAACACTGCGGCTTTGTGGTGAACCTTGGCGGCGCAACCTGCGCAGACGTGCTGGCACTGTGCGAGGAAGTGCGCACCATCGTAAAAGAAAAGACCGGCTACGATCTGGAAAAAGAGATCCGCGTAGTCCGCTGA
- the rapZ gene encoding RNase adapter RapZ, giving the protein MELLIVSGLSGAGKSVAMNALEDIGYFCIDNVPAGLLPSITAFSKAGDNQLERVALSMDVRGCRSREQIEAALQQLDEQKTPYKILFLDAPDDVLMRRYSETRRRHPISIAEGVSTRDAFLKERQILQPLKERADYTINTGLLSTSQNKERICDLFMKNGGAKNAMQLTIMSFGFKFGLPPEADLVLDVRCLPNPFYVPELKHKTGLDQEVVDFVMSHPEAQELLHRYENFLQYALPLYVKEGKSQLTIAVGCTGGKHRSITFARKLAEYCTSLGYEPGMQHRDAVR; this is encoded by the coding sequence ATGGAACTGTTGATCGTCAGCGGACTTTCCGGCGCGGGAAAGTCTGTGGCTATGAATGCGCTGGAGGATATCGGATATTTCTGCATCGATAACGTCCCGGCGGGGCTGCTGCCCAGCATTACGGCGTTTTCCAAGGCGGGCGACAACCAGCTGGAGCGGGTGGCGCTTTCCATGGATGTGCGCGGCTGCCGCAGCAGAGAGCAGATCGAAGCTGCCCTGCAGCAGCTGGACGAGCAGAAAACACCCTATAAGATCCTGTTTCTGGATGCACCGGACGATGTACTGATGCGCCGTTACAGCGAGACCCGCCGCCGCCACCCTATCAGCATTGCAGAGGGCGTCTCTACCCGGGATGCCTTTTTAAAGGAGCGGCAGATCTTACAGCCTTTAAAAGAGCGTGCGGACTATACCATCAACACCGGGCTGCTCTCCACCTCTCAGAACAAAGAGCGCATCTGCGATTTGTTCATGAAAAACGGCGGGGCAAAAAACGCCATGCAGCTTACCATCATGTCCTTCGGGTTCAAGTTTGGCCTGCCGCCGGAAGCAGACCTTGTGCTGGATGTGCGCTGCCTGCCCAACCCTTTCTATGTGCCGGAACTGAAGCACAAAACCGGGCTGGATCAGGAGGTGGTGGATTTTGTCATGAGCCACCCCGAAGCACAGGAGCTGCTGCACCGGTACGAGAACTTTTTGCAGTACGCCCTGCCGCTCTATGTCAAGGAGGGCAAAAGCCAGTTGACCATCGCGGTGGGCTGCACGGGCGGCAAGCACCGCTCCATCACATTCGCACGCAAACTTGCGGAATACTGCACCTCTCTGGGTTACGAGCCCGGGATGCAGCACCGGGATGCCGTGCGCTGA
- a CDS encoding DNA polymerase III subunit alpha, giving the protein MSEPTANTRPFAHLHIHTEYSLLDGACRIDQLMERVKECGQTAIACTDHGVMYGCVQFYKAAKKAGIKPIIGCEVYVATRTRFDKVNKIDGNNHLILLCKNETGYKNLIKMVSAGFVEGFYSKPRVDKQLLEQYHEGLICLSACLAGEIPQAVLAGDYERAKATALWYRDLFGAENYYIELQDHGLKEDTTVLPQLIKLSRETGIPMVATNDAHYLRKEDAKMQSILLCIQTGKTIQDADRMEFQTDEFYVKTTDEMYELFSMVPEACANTAKIAEQCNFDFEFGHTKIPYYKAPDGMDNQAYFEKLCWDGLERRYGPDVPQANIDRLKYEIGVVKTMGYTNYYLIVWDYINFAKSQGIPVGPGRGSGAGSIAAYCVGITDIDPIRYNLIFERFLNPERVSMPDFDVDFCYERRQEVIDYVNRKYGADHVAQIVTFGTMAARNAIRDVGRVMGIPYQQVDVVAKLVPMELKMTLKRALEVSSELKKLYDTDPQVTELIDTALKVEGMPRHASTHAAGVVITPEPTDYYLPLATNDGLPVTQFNMTEIEELGLLKMDFLGLRTLTVIRDAEVAVQKQHPEFSIRKLDYDDPDTYKMLGQGDTEGVFQLESSGMKQVLVGLQPQNLEDVIALISLYRPGPMDSIPTYLRNRHEPDKISYKTPQLAHILDVTNGCIVYQEQVMQIFRELAGFSFGQADNVRRAMSKKKHAVMEAEREHFVHGCTEPGHECPGCVANGIPEQVANQIYDEMSSFASYAFNKSHAACYAYVAFQTAYLKCHYPSQFMAALLTSVLDNTDKIIEYSGECARLGIKVLPPDVNISNGGFTADDNGQIRFGLNAVKNVGRNLIENAVTERREKPYTSLYDFCKRMHGSELNRRSVESLIKAGAFDCFGSNRHSMVEAVEGILKSIETDSRRNLEGQLDLFSVMSGEVQESPQADVYEIRPLAEYTPAELLQQEKEVSGLYLSGHPLDAYREKSAHIGSHTIKDLTGEDAHVQDGEKVRIVCAVVRNRMMTTKSNSMMAFTSVEDLTGTMEVIVFPKVLDRFRDAIQENAVVVIDGRLSVREDEASKLLADSILPIDSYDPTRLDKGRPDPVKTAARRVFIRLPSRNCPQYDKVVNLLEIFDGDIPVILYLEDTKQKLAAPRRLYTSGHPLFFKELERLLGAENVATK; this is encoded by the coding sequence ATGAGTGAGCCCACCGCAAATACCCGTCCCTTTGCCCATTTGCATATCCATACGGAATACAGCCTTCTGGACGGCGCCTGCCGCATCGATCAGCTGATGGAACGGGTGAAGGAGTGCGGACAGACCGCCATTGCCTGCACCGACCACGGCGTAATGTACGGCTGTGTGCAGTTTTATAAAGCTGCTAAAAAGGCGGGCATCAAGCCCATCATCGGCTGTGAGGTGTATGTTGCTACCCGCACCCGCTTTGATAAGGTAAATAAGATCGACGGCAACAACCACCTGATTCTGCTGTGCAAAAACGAGACCGGTTATAAGAACCTGATCAAAATGGTCTCTGCCGGTTTTGTGGAGGGCTTTTACTCCAAGCCCCGCGTGGATAAGCAGCTTTTGGAGCAATACCACGAGGGGCTTATCTGCCTTTCGGCCTGTCTTGCGGGCGAGATCCCGCAGGCCGTTCTGGCAGGGGACTACGAGCGCGCAAAGGCGACTGCGCTGTGGTACCGGGACCTGTTCGGTGCAGAGAACTACTACATCGAATTGCAGGATCACGGCTTGAAAGAAGATACCACCGTTCTGCCGCAGCTCATCAAGCTTTCGCGCGAGACCGGCATCCCCATGGTAGCCACCAACGACGCTCATTATCTGCGCAAAGAGGACGCCAAGATGCAGAGCATCCTGCTGTGCATCCAGACCGGCAAGACCATTCAGGACGCCGACCGCATGGAGTTCCAGACCGATGAATTCTACGTCAAGACCACCGACGAGATGTACGAGCTGTTCTCCATGGTACCGGAGGCCTGCGCCAACACGGCAAAAATTGCAGAGCAGTGCAATTTTGACTTTGAGTTCGGCCACACCAAGATCCCTTATTACAAGGCCCCGGACGGCATGGACAATCAGGCCTACTTTGAAAAGCTCTGTTGGGACGGCTTGGAGCGCCGCTATGGCCCGGACGTGCCGCAGGCCAACATCGACCGCCTGAAATACGAGATCGGCGTGGTCAAGACCATGGGGTATACCAACTATTACCTCATCGTGTGGGACTACATCAATTTTGCAAAAAGTCAGGGTATCCCGGTGGGGCCGGGACGCGGCTCCGGTGCGGGCAGTATTGCCGCCTACTGCGTAGGCATCACGGATATCGACCCCATCCGCTACAACCTGATCTTCGAGCGCTTTTTGAATCCCGAGCGCGTCAGTATGCCGGATTTCGATGTGGACTTCTGCTACGAACGCCGACAGGAGGTCATCGACTACGTCAACCGCAAATACGGTGCGGACCATGTGGCGCAGATCGTCACCTTTGGTACTATGGCTGCCCGCAACGCCATCCGGGATGTGGGCCGCGTGATGGGCATCCCGTACCAGCAGGTGGATGTGGTAGCAAAGCTTGTGCCCATGGAACTGAAAATGACCCTGAAGCGGGCGTTGGAGGTTTCCAGCGAACTGAAAAAACTTTATGACACCGACCCGCAGGTGACGGAACTCATCGACACCGCATTAAAGGTGGAGGGAATGCCCCGGCACGCCTCTACCCACGCGGCGGGCGTGGTCATCACGCCGGAGCCTACGGATTATTATCTGCCGCTTGCCACCAACGACGGCCTGCCGGTGACCCAGTTCAACATGACCGAAATCGAGGAACTGGGTCTTTTGAAGATGGACTTTCTGGGTCTGCGCACCCTGACTGTTATCCGGGACGCAGAGGTGGCGGTGCAAAAGCAGCACCCGGAGTTCTCCATCCGCAAGCTGGATTATGACGATCCGGATACCTATAAAATGCTGGGTCAGGGCGATACCGAGGGCGTGTTCCAGCTGGAATCCTCCGGCATGAAGCAGGTGCTTGTGGGCTTGCAGCCCCAGAACCTTGAAGATGTCATTGCTCTGATCAGCCTGTACCGCCCGGGCCCCATGGATTCCATTCCCACCTATCTGCGCAACCGCCACGAGCCGGATAAGATCAGCTACAAGACCCCGCAGCTGGCGCACATTCTGGATGTGACCAACGGTTGCATCGTCTATCAGGAGCAGGTCATGCAGATTTTCCGGGAACTGGCGGGTTTCTCCTTCGGGCAGGCAGATAACGTCCGCCGCGCCATGAGCAAAAAGAAGCACGCCGTCATGGAGGCAGAGCGGGAGCATTTTGTGCACGGCTGCACCGAGCCCGGCCACGAATGCCCGGGCTGCGTAGCCAACGGCATCCCGGAGCAGGTGGCAAACCAGATCTATGACGAGATGTCCAGCTTTGCGTCCTACGCCTTCAACAAGAGCCATGCAGCCTGCTACGCCTATGTGGCATTCCAGACGGCTTATCTCAAGTGCCATTACCCCAGCCAGTTTATGGCGGCATTGCTGACCAGTGTGCTGGATAATACAGATAAGATCATTGAGTATTCCGGCGAGTGCGCCCGTCTGGGCATCAAAGTCCTGCCGCCGGATGTGAACATCTCCAACGGAGGCTTTACCGCCGATGATAACGGACAGATCCGTTTTGGGTTGAACGCCGTGAAAAACGTAGGCCGCAACCTCATCGAGAACGCAGTCACCGAGCGCAGGGAAAAGCCCTACACCAGCCTTTACGATTTCTGCAAGCGAATGCACGGCAGCGAGCTGAACCGACGCTCGGTGGAAAGCCTGATCAAAGCCGGTGCCTTTGACTGCTTCGGCTCTAACCGCCACAGCATGGTGGAAGCGGTAGAGGGCATCCTTAAGAGCATCGAGACCGACTCCCGCCGCAATCTGGAGGGGCAGCTGGATCTGTTCTCCGTGATGAGCGGGGAAGTGCAGGAAAGTCCGCAGGCGGACGTCTACGAGATCCGCCCCTTGGCAGAGTACACCCCTGCCGAGCTGCTGCAGCAGGAAAAAGAGGTCAGCGGTCTGTATCTGTCCGGCCATCCGCTGGACGCTTACCGGGAAAAGTCTGCCCACATCGGTTCCCATACTATCAAAGACCTCACCGGCGAGGATGCCCATGTGCAGGACGGTGAGAAGGTGCGCATCGTGTGTGCGGTGGTCAGAAACCGCATGATGACGACCAAATCCAACAGCATGATGGCCTTTACCAGCGTGGAGGATCTGACCGGCACCATGGAGGTGATCGTGTTCCCCAAGGTGCTGGACAGGTTCCGGGATGCCATTCAGGAAAACGCTGTTGTGGTCATCGACGGTCGGCTTTCCGTGCGGGAGGATGAAGCCTCCAAGCTGCTGGCAGACAGCATTCTGCCCATTGACAGCTACGACCCGACCCGCTTGGATAAAGGCCGCCCGGATCCTGTCAAAACAGCTGCCCGGCGGGTGTTTATCCGTCTGCCGTCCCGCAACTGTCCCCAGTACGATAAGGTGGTGAACCTGCTGGAAATCTTTGATGGTGATATCCCGGTGATCCTGTATCTGGAGGATACCAAGCAGAAGTTGGCTGCACCGCGCCGACTGTACACTTCCGGCCATCCGCTCTTCTTCAAAGAGCTGGAGCGGCTGCTGGGCGCAGAAAACGTTGCAACAAAATAA
- the whiA gene encoding DNA-binding protein WhiA has product MSFASSAREEIAQRSPTKECCVRAAAYGIACFAKYFDARGLVLQTEQPHTVQLAQQLFARCGIRGEILEKPRASGVLYEFNIRDVEQVTRLHELFGTTGRETSLQIDPGLIRCQTCVSAYIAMAFLCSGTVTDPQKEYNLEFLTSRTNLARDFEALLAEHEFAPHRTRRNGVNLIYVKTGANVERLLRFMGAADAATQISVLKAFKQVRNQTNRQTNCDTANLGKTARANAQTLKAIRYLQEQHALETLPEVLQQAAAKRLQYPDLSLTALCGCFDPAVSKSGLSHRMKKLEALAENLRQRQQEGQEAVQ; this is encoded by the coding sequence ATGAGTTTTGCATCCAGTGCGCGGGAGGAGATCGCGCAGCGCAGCCCCACCAAGGAATGCTGTGTGCGTGCAGCGGCCTATGGCATTGCCTGCTTTGCCAAATACTTTGATGCCCGCGGCCTTGTGCTGCAAACCGAGCAGCCCCATACGGTGCAGCTGGCGCAGCAGTTGTTTGCCCGCTGCGGCATCCGGGGCGAGATCCTGGAAAAGCCCCGCGCCAGCGGTGTGCTGTATGAGTTCAATATCCGCGATGTGGAACAGGTCACCCGCCTGCATGAGCTGTTCGGCACTACCGGCAGGGAGACCAGCTTGCAGATCGACCCCGGGCTCATCCGCTGCCAGACCTGCGTCAGCGCCTATATTGCCATGGCTTTTTTGTGCAGCGGCACGGTCACCGACCCGCAAAAGGAATATAATCTGGAATTTCTCACCTCCCGGACGAACCTCGCCCGGGATTTTGAAGCGCTGCTGGCCGAGCACGAGTTTGCGCCCCACCGCACCCGCCGCAACGGTGTGAACCTGATCTACGTCAAGACCGGTGCCAACGTGGAGCGGCTACTCCGCTTTATGGGCGCTGCGGATGCCGCAACGCAAATTAGCGTGCTCAAGGCGTTCAAGCAGGTGCGCAATCAGACCAATCGGCAGACCAACTGCGATACCGCAAACCTTGGTAAAACCGCGCGGGCAAATGCCCAGACATTGAAAGCCATCCGCTATTTGCAGGAGCAGCACGCACTGGAGACTTTGCCGGAGGTATTGCAGCAGGCGGCAGCCAAACGATTGCAATACCCGGATCTTTCGCTTACTGCGCTGTGCGGCTGCTTTGACCCGGCTGTGAGCAAATCCGGCTTATCGCACCGGATGAAAAAACTGGAGGCATTGGCAGAAAATCTGCGCCAGCGCCAGCAGGAGGGACAGGAGGCAGTACAATGA
- the hprK gene encoding HPr(Ser) kinase/phosphatase, producing MGTFNVSLKTLTDRVSMEVVYTPRALDEISVEIAEVNRPGLFLAGYYDYFDKLRLQIMGLAEMNFLSGLTAEKRYEALEQLFRQQPPAVIVCRSEELEPFPEMQELAQKHAVALLRSNETTCTLMGSLISVLNLELAPRITRHGVLVEVYGEGILILGDSGIGKSELAIELVKRGHRLVADDAVELRKVSNRQIMGTAPENIRHFIELRGIGIVNVARVYGVGAVKLSESLDLVVQLEAWDPTKNYQRTGLESEYYDILGVSIPSTSIPVSPGRNLAVVLETAAINNRQKKMGYNAAKELLIRLGLDDKMD from the coding sequence ATGGGTACGTTCAATGTTTCGCTTAAAACGCTGACCGACCGCGTCAGCATGGAAGTAGTATACACCCCCCGGGCGCTGGATGAGATCAGCGTGGAGATCGCCGAGGTCAACCGCCCGGGTCTGTTTCTGGCGGGCTACTATGATTACTTCGATAAGCTCCGTTTGCAGATCATGGGTCTGGCAGAAATGAACTTTCTGTCTGGTCTGACGGCAGAAAAGCGCTACGAGGCACTGGAACAGCTGTTCCGGCAGCAGCCCCCGGCGGTCATCGTCTGCCGCAGCGAGGAGCTGGAACCCTTCCCGGAAATGCAGGAGCTGGCGCAGAAGCACGCAGTTGCCTTGCTGCGTTCCAACGAGACTACCTGCACTTTGATGGGCAGCCTGATCAGCGTGCTGAACTTAGAGCTTGCGCCCCGCATCACCCGGCACGGCGTGCTGGTGGAGGTGTACGGCGAGGGCATCCTGATTTTGGGCGACAGCGGCATCGGCAAAAGCGAGCTGGCCATCGAGCTGGTCAAGCGCGGTCACCGTCTGGTGGCAGATGACGCCGTGGAGCTGCGCAAGGTGTCCAACCGCCAGATCATGGGCACTGCACCGGAAAACATCCGTCACTTTATCGAGCTGCGCGGCATCGGCATCGTCAACGTGGCTCGTGTGTACGGCGTGGGTGCCGTCAAGCTAAGCGAAAGTCTGGATCTTGTGGTGCAGCTGGAAGCATGGGACCCCACCAAGAACTACCAGCGCACCGGGCTGGAAAGCGAATACTACGACATTCTGGGCGTAAGCATTCCCAGCACCAGCATCCCGGTCTCTCCCGGCCGCAATCTGGCTGTGGTACTGGAGACCGCAGCCATCAATAACCGCCAGAAGAAGATGGGTTACAACGCGGCCAAGGAGCTGCTGATCCGGCTGGGGCTGGATGACAAAATGGACTGA
- a CDS encoding response regulator transcription factor yields the protein MIYIVEDDASIRELEQYALQSNGYEVQGFESAEPFWQAMRAAEPELVILDVMLPGEDGFSILKKLRNTPSLRKLPIIMVTAKSSELDTVRGLDCGADDYIAKPFGIMEFLSRVRVALRRSAPETRPDVLVFHEIQLDNARHSVTVNSTPVELTYKEYCLLRLLLENTSLVVTRETILQVVWGTDISVESRTVDMHIRTLRKKLGDAGRYICTVRKVGYKLSDEEAEEE from the coding sequence ATGATTTATATCGTAGAGGATGACGCTTCCATCCGGGAGCTGGAGCAGTACGCCCTGCAATCCAACGGCTACGAGGTGCAGGGCTTTGAGAGCGCCGAGCCCTTCTGGCAGGCCATGCGTGCCGCTGAGCCGGAGCTGGTGATCTTAGACGTGATGCTGCCCGGCGAGGACGGCTTTTCTATCCTGAAAAAGCTGCGCAACACCCCTTCCCTGCGCAAGCTGCCCATCATTATGGTCACGGCAAAATCCAGCGAACTGGACACCGTGCGCGGGCTGGACTGCGGCGCAGACGACTACATTGCAAAGCCCTTTGGCATCATGGAATTTCTCAGCCGGGTGCGGGTGGCGCTGCGGCGCTCTGCCCCGGAGACAAGGCCGGACGTGCTGGTTTTTCACGAGATCCAGCTGGATAACGCCCGCCACAGCGTTACGGTGAACAGCACCCCCGTGGAGCTGACCTACAAGGAATACTGCCTGCTGCGGCTGCTGCTGGAAAACACCAGTCTGGTGGTGACCCGCGAGACCATTTTGCAGGTGGTGTGGGGCACCGATATCTCGGTGGAGAGCCGTACCGTGGATATGCACATCCGCACTCTGCGCAAAAAGCTGGGCGATGCGGGGCGTTACATCTGCACCGTGCGCAAGGTGGGCTACAAGCTGTCCGATGAGGAGGCCGAAGAAGAATGA